Proteins co-encoded in one Amia ocellicauda isolate fAmiCal2 chromosome 11, fAmiCal2.hap1, whole genome shotgun sequence genomic window:
- the tbc1d9b gene encoding TBC1 domain family member 9B isoform X1, translated as MWITPEEVLLANALWVSERANPFFTLQRRKGHGRGGGITGLLVGTLDVVLDSSARVAPYRILHQTQDSQIYWSIACGSCRKEITEHWEWLEANLLQTLSIFENEEDITTFVKGKIQGIIAEENKSKESTEEEDSGKFREAELKMRKLFGMPDEEKLVNYYSCSYWKGRVPRQGWVYLSVNHLCFYSFLLGKEVTLVVQWTDVTQLEKNATLLFPESIRVTTRDTEHFFSMFLNINETFKLMEQLANIAMRQLLDNESFSADRTLPKPCKPHKNVSALKRDLDARAKNERYRATFRLTQDEKLDGHTDCTLWTPFSKMHVVGQMFVSNNYICFASKEEDLCQLIIPLREVSIVEKADSSSVLPSPLSISTKNKMTFLFANLKDRDFLVQRISDFLQRTPDKLWHDGKEQSDPPSPGFPSTSPPFSKESPPGWYYSSNLPTASQGLLSIFKRDAPEDLGPKATKEKMKEESWNIHFFEFGRGVCMYRTSKTRELVLKGIPESLRGELWMLFSGAQNEMATHPGYYAELVEQSMGRCTLATEEIERDLHRSMPEHHAFQNEIGIAALRRVLTAYACRNPNIGYCQAMNIVTSVLLLYCNEEQAFWLLVALCERMLPDYYNTRVVGALVDQGVFEELTRECLPLLYERMQELGVISTISLSWFLTLFLSVMPFESAVLVVDCFFYEGIKLIFQVSLAVLHANMEQLLACSDEGEAMTVLGRYLDNVVNKQTVSPPIPHLHALLTIGDEPPPEIDVFELIKASYEKFGSLRADVIEQMRFKQRLKVIQSLEDTAKRSVVRAIMTESAFSIEELEELFVLFKAKHIMSCYWGASTSAAERHDPSLPYLEQYRIDVGQFGQLFAALTPWGCGVHTPTIATRVFRLLDQNKDSLINFKEFVTGLSGMYHGDMTEKLKILFKLHLPPALCPEEAESALEATQFFTDDASPQDSPFLSDLDFLLQEVTSADCIKGAEAGDGTGNGNTENKKEEKTQDYKYYLRMWAKEKEPKKETIKDLPKMNQEQFIEFCKTLYNMFSEDPCEQQLYHSIATVASLLLHIGEVGKKFSNHNGKKPENNLTSPSLEVPNLETEDESGSGNASGAQVSKAGEELMVPQLPSSDEEVKDDTSVSSYSVVSAGSLQCEDIADDTVLIGCGNQRRGSTLDADWSITFEQILASILTEPPLVDFFEKKVDIQVKMAACKAQRTVERQVSSSSEYELSLLSG; from the exons ATGTGGATCACGCCGGAGGAGGTTTTGCTGGCCAACGCGCTGTGGGTGAGCGAGCGGGCGAACCCCTTCTTCACCCTGCAGCGCAGGAAGGGCCACGGCCGCGGAGGCGGCATCACGG GCTTGCTGGTAGGCACCCTAGATGTGGTCCTGGACTCCAGTGCAAGAGTGGCTCCCTATAGGATACTCCACCAGACGCAAGACTCTCAGATCTATTGGAGCATTGCTTGCG GCTCATGCCGCAAGGAGATCACAGAGCACTGGGAGTGGCTGGAGGCCAACCTGCTCCAGACTCTCTCCATCTTTGAGAATGAGGAGGACATCACAACGTTTGTCAAGGGCAAGATCCAG GGAATCATCGCTGAGGAGAACAAGAGCAAGGAAAGCACCGAAGAGGAGGATTCTGGGAAATTCAGAGAAGCCGAGTTGAAGATGCGGAAGCTGTTTGGCATGCCGGATGAGGAGAAGCTGGTGAACTACTACTCTTGCAGTTACTGGAAAGGTCGTGTCCCTCGCCAGGGCTGGGTCTACCTCAGCGTCAATCATCTCTGTTTCTACTCCTTCTTACTGGGCAAGGAAG TGACCCTGGTAGTTCAGTGGACAGATGTGACCCAGCTGGAGAAGAACGCTACTCTACTGTTCCCAGAGAGCATCCGTGTCACAACTCGGGACACTGAGCACTTTTTCTCCATGTTCCTCAACATCAATGAGACTTTCAAGCTAATGGAGCAGTTGGCCAACATTGCCATGAGGCAGCTGCTTGACAACGAGTCCTTCTCCGCTGACCGCACTCTCCCCAAGCCCTGTAAGCCGCACAAAAATGTGTCGGCACTAAAGAG gGACCTAGATGCACGAGCGAAGAACGAGAGGTACCGCGCCACGTTCCGTCTCACTCAGGACGAGAAGTTGGATGGACACACCGACTGCACTCTCTGGACCCCCTTCAGCAAGATGCACGTGGTGGGGCAGATGTTCGTATCAAACAACTATATCTGCTTTGCCAGCAAGGAAGAGGACTTGTGTCAGCTTATCATCCCGCTTCGAGAG GTGTCGATTGTCGAGAAAGCTGACAGCAGCAGTGTTCTGCCCAGCCCGCTCTCCATCAGCACCAAGAACAAGATGACCTTCCTGTTCGCCAACCTGAAGGACCGGGACTTCCTAGTGCAGAGGATATCGGACTTCCTGCAGCGCACCCCCGACAAGCTGTGGCATGACGGCAAAGAGCAGAGT GACCCCCCCAGCCCTGGATTCCCCTCTACCAGTCCCCCCTTCTCTAAGGAGAGCCCGCCTGGCTGGTATTACAGCTCTAACCTGCCCACCGCCTCCCAGGGCCTCCTCAGCATCTTCAAGAGGGATGCGCCTGAAGATCTGGGGCCTAAAGCT ACGAAGGAGAAGATGAAAGAGGAATCCTGGAATATCCATTTCTTTGAGTTTGGCCGGGGGGTGTGTATGTACCGCACATCCAAGACTCGGGAGCTGGTCTTGAAGGGCATCCCTGAGAGCCTGCGTGGAGAACTGTGGATGCTCTTCTCAG GGGCGCAGAACGAGATGGCGACCCACCCTGGCTATTATGCGGAGTTGGTGGAGCAGTCGATGGGGCGCTGCACCCTGGCCACCGAGGAGATCGAGAGAGACCTGCACCGCTCGATGCCCGAGCACCATGCCTTCCAGAACGAGATAGGCATCGCCGCCCTGCGCCGCGTCCTCACCGCCTATGCCTGCCGCAACCCCAACATCGGCTACTGCCAG GCAATGAACATTGTCACCTCGGTGCTACTGCTGTACTGCAATGAGGAGCAGGCCTTCTGGTTGCTGGTGGCTCTGTGTGAGAGGATGCTGCCAGACTACTACAACACTAGGGTGGTGG gCGCTCTGGTGGACCAGGGGGTGTTTGAGGAACTGACCCGCGAGTGCCTGCCCCTGCTTTACGAGCGCATGCAGGAGCTGGGCGTCATCTCCACCATCTCCTTGTCCTGGTTCCTCACCCTGTTCCTCAGCGTCATGCCCTTCGAGAGCGCCGTGCTCGTGGTCGACTGTTTCTTCTACGAGGGCATCAAGCTCATCTTCCAGGTGTCCCTGGCAGTGCTGCATGCAAATATGGAGCAGCTCCTGGCCTGCAGTGATGAGGGAGAGGCCATGACTGTACTGGGCAG GTACCTGGACAATGTTGTGAACAAACAGACTGTATCTCCACCCATCCCTCACCTCCATGCcttactgaccattggggatgAACCGCCACCCGAAATAGACGTCTTTGAGCTCATAAAGGCATCATATGAG AAGTTCGGCAGTCTGCGGGCCGATGTCATCGAGCAGATGAGATTCAAACAGAGGCTGAAAGTGATCCAGTCGCTGGAGGACACTGCAAAGAGAAGTGTG GTGAGAGCCATCATGACTGAGTCTGCCTTCAGTATAGAAGAGCTGGAGGAGCTGTTTGTTCTGTTCAAG GCGAAACACATCATGAGCTGTTACTGGGGGGCCAGTACCAGCGCGGCGGAGCGCCACGACCCCAGCCTGCCCTACCTAGAGCAGTACCGGATTGATGTGGGCCAGTTCGGCCAGCTGTTTGCGGCTCTCACGCCCTGGGGCTGTGGGGTTCACACCCCAACTATCGCCACCCGCGTCTTCCGCCTGCTTGATCAAAACAAGGACAGCCTCATCAACTTCAAGGAGTTTGTCACTGGGCTCA GTGGGATGTACCATGGAGACATGACTGAAAAACTAAAGATACTTTTTAAACTGCACTTGCCACCAG CCCTTTGTCCAGAAGAGGCAGAGTCGGCGCTGGAGGCTACTCAGTTTTTCACAGATGACGCCAGTCCACAAG ATTCTCCTTTCCTGTCTGACTTGGACTTTCTGCTGCAGGAAGTGACTTCAG CTGACTGTATCAAAGGCGCAGAGGCTGGAGATGGCACTGGGAatggaaatacagaaaacaagaaAG AAGAGAAGACCCAGGATTACAAATATTACCTGCGAATGTGGGCCAAGGAGAAGGAACCCAAGAAAGAGACCATCAAAGACCTTCCCAAGATGAACCAG GAACAGTTTATTGAGTTCTGTAAAACCCTCTACAACATGTTCAGTGAAGACCCCTGTGAACAGCAGCTGTATCACTCGATCGCGACGGTAGCCAGCCTCCTTCTGCATATTGGAGAGGTGGGCAAGAAATTTTCAAACCACAACGGAAAGAAGCCAGAGAACAACCTCACCAGCCCGTCCCTGGAAGTGCCTAATCTTGAAACGGAGGATGAAAGTGGCTCTGGAAATGCTAGCGGGGCTCAAGTCTCGAAGGCTGGAGAAGAACTAATGGTGCCCCAGCTGCCGAGTTCAGACGAAGAAGTCAAAGACGACACCTCGGTGTCCTCGTACTCGGTCGTGAGCGCGGGCTCACTGCAGTGTGAGGACATCGCCGATGACACGGTGCTGATTGGCTGTGGGAATCAGCGCAGGGGCAGCACTCTGGATGCCGATTGGTCCATCACATTTGAGCAGATCTTGGCCTCCATCTTAACTGAGCCCCCTCTGGTGGATTTCTTTGAGAAAAAGGTGGACATCCAGGTCAAGATGGCAGCGTGCAAGGCCCAGCGGACAGTGGAGAGGCAAGTCAGCTCCTCCAGTGAGTACGAACTGTCCTTGCTCTCGGGCTGA
- the tbc1d9b gene encoding TBC1 domain family member 9B isoform X2, with product MWITPEEVLLANALWVSERANPFFTLQRRKGHGRGGGITGLLVGTLDVVLDSSARVAPYRILHQTQDSQIYWSIACGSCRKEITEHWEWLEANLLQTLSIFENEEDITTFVKGKIQGIIAEENKSKESTEEEDSGKFREAELKMRKLFGMPDEEKLVNYYSCSYWKGRVPRQGWVYLSVNHLCFYSFLLGKEVTLVVQWTDVTQLEKNATLLFPESIRVTTRDTEHFFSMFLNINETFKLMEQLANIAMRQLLDNESFSADRTLPKPCKPHKNVSALKRDLDARAKNERYRATFRLTQDEKLDGHTDCTLWTPFSKMHVVGQMFVSNNYICFASKEEDLCQLIIPLREVSIVEKADSSSVLPSPLSISTKNKMTFLFANLKDRDFLVQRISDFLQRTPDKLWHDGKEQSDPPSPGFPSTSPPFSKESPPGWYYSSNLPTASQGLLSIFKRDAPEDLGPKATKEKMKEESWNIHFFEFGRGVCMYRTSKTRELVLKGIPESLRGELWMLFSGAQNEMATHPGYYAELVEQSMGRCTLATEEIERDLHRSMPEHHAFQNEIGIAALRRVLTAYACRNPNIGYCQAMNIVTSVLLLYCNEEQAFWLLVALCERMLPDYYNTRVVGALVDQGVFEELTRECLPLLYERMQELGVISTISLSWFLTLFLSVMPFESAVLVVDCFFYEGIKLIFQVSLAVLHANMEQLLACSDEGEAMTVLGRYLDNVVNKQTVSPPIPHLHALLTIGDEPPPEIDVFELIKASYEKFGSLRADVIEQMRFKQRLKVIQSLEDTAKRSVVRAIMTESAFSIEELEELFVLFKAKHIMSCYWGASTSAAERHDPSLPYLEQYRIDVGQFGQLFAALTPWGCGVHTPTIATRVFRLLDQNKDSLINFKEFVTGLSGMYHGDMTEKLKILFKLHLPPALCPEEAESALEATQFFTDDASPQDSPFLSDLDFLLQEVTSADCIKGAEAGDGTGNGNTENKKEKTQDYKYYLRMWAKEKEPKKETIKDLPKMNQEQFIEFCKTLYNMFSEDPCEQQLYHSIATVASLLLHIGEVGKKFSNHNGKKPENNLTSPSLEVPNLETEDESGSGNASGAQVSKAGEELMVPQLPSSDEEVKDDTSVSSYSVVSAGSLQCEDIADDTVLIGCGNQRRGSTLDADWSITFEQILASILTEPPLVDFFEKKVDIQVKMAACKAQRTVERQVSSSSEYELSLLSG from the exons ATGTGGATCACGCCGGAGGAGGTTTTGCTGGCCAACGCGCTGTGGGTGAGCGAGCGGGCGAACCCCTTCTTCACCCTGCAGCGCAGGAAGGGCCACGGCCGCGGAGGCGGCATCACGG GCTTGCTGGTAGGCACCCTAGATGTGGTCCTGGACTCCAGTGCAAGAGTGGCTCCCTATAGGATACTCCACCAGACGCAAGACTCTCAGATCTATTGGAGCATTGCTTGCG GCTCATGCCGCAAGGAGATCACAGAGCACTGGGAGTGGCTGGAGGCCAACCTGCTCCAGACTCTCTCCATCTTTGAGAATGAGGAGGACATCACAACGTTTGTCAAGGGCAAGATCCAG GGAATCATCGCTGAGGAGAACAAGAGCAAGGAAAGCACCGAAGAGGAGGATTCTGGGAAATTCAGAGAAGCCGAGTTGAAGATGCGGAAGCTGTTTGGCATGCCGGATGAGGAGAAGCTGGTGAACTACTACTCTTGCAGTTACTGGAAAGGTCGTGTCCCTCGCCAGGGCTGGGTCTACCTCAGCGTCAATCATCTCTGTTTCTACTCCTTCTTACTGGGCAAGGAAG TGACCCTGGTAGTTCAGTGGACAGATGTGACCCAGCTGGAGAAGAACGCTACTCTACTGTTCCCAGAGAGCATCCGTGTCACAACTCGGGACACTGAGCACTTTTTCTCCATGTTCCTCAACATCAATGAGACTTTCAAGCTAATGGAGCAGTTGGCCAACATTGCCATGAGGCAGCTGCTTGACAACGAGTCCTTCTCCGCTGACCGCACTCTCCCCAAGCCCTGTAAGCCGCACAAAAATGTGTCGGCACTAAAGAG gGACCTAGATGCACGAGCGAAGAACGAGAGGTACCGCGCCACGTTCCGTCTCACTCAGGACGAGAAGTTGGATGGACACACCGACTGCACTCTCTGGACCCCCTTCAGCAAGATGCACGTGGTGGGGCAGATGTTCGTATCAAACAACTATATCTGCTTTGCCAGCAAGGAAGAGGACTTGTGTCAGCTTATCATCCCGCTTCGAGAG GTGTCGATTGTCGAGAAAGCTGACAGCAGCAGTGTTCTGCCCAGCCCGCTCTCCATCAGCACCAAGAACAAGATGACCTTCCTGTTCGCCAACCTGAAGGACCGGGACTTCCTAGTGCAGAGGATATCGGACTTCCTGCAGCGCACCCCCGACAAGCTGTGGCATGACGGCAAAGAGCAGAGT GACCCCCCCAGCCCTGGATTCCCCTCTACCAGTCCCCCCTTCTCTAAGGAGAGCCCGCCTGGCTGGTATTACAGCTCTAACCTGCCCACCGCCTCCCAGGGCCTCCTCAGCATCTTCAAGAGGGATGCGCCTGAAGATCTGGGGCCTAAAGCT ACGAAGGAGAAGATGAAAGAGGAATCCTGGAATATCCATTTCTTTGAGTTTGGCCGGGGGGTGTGTATGTACCGCACATCCAAGACTCGGGAGCTGGTCTTGAAGGGCATCCCTGAGAGCCTGCGTGGAGAACTGTGGATGCTCTTCTCAG GGGCGCAGAACGAGATGGCGACCCACCCTGGCTATTATGCGGAGTTGGTGGAGCAGTCGATGGGGCGCTGCACCCTGGCCACCGAGGAGATCGAGAGAGACCTGCACCGCTCGATGCCCGAGCACCATGCCTTCCAGAACGAGATAGGCATCGCCGCCCTGCGCCGCGTCCTCACCGCCTATGCCTGCCGCAACCCCAACATCGGCTACTGCCAG GCAATGAACATTGTCACCTCGGTGCTACTGCTGTACTGCAATGAGGAGCAGGCCTTCTGGTTGCTGGTGGCTCTGTGTGAGAGGATGCTGCCAGACTACTACAACACTAGGGTGGTGG gCGCTCTGGTGGACCAGGGGGTGTTTGAGGAACTGACCCGCGAGTGCCTGCCCCTGCTTTACGAGCGCATGCAGGAGCTGGGCGTCATCTCCACCATCTCCTTGTCCTGGTTCCTCACCCTGTTCCTCAGCGTCATGCCCTTCGAGAGCGCCGTGCTCGTGGTCGACTGTTTCTTCTACGAGGGCATCAAGCTCATCTTCCAGGTGTCCCTGGCAGTGCTGCATGCAAATATGGAGCAGCTCCTGGCCTGCAGTGATGAGGGAGAGGCCATGACTGTACTGGGCAG GTACCTGGACAATGTTGTGAACAAACAGACTGTATCTCCACCCATCCCTCACCTCCATGCcttactgaccattggggatgAACCGCCACCCGAAATAGACGTCTTTGAGCTCATAAAGGCATCATATGAG AAGTTCGGCAGTCTGCGGGCCGATGTCATCGAGCAGATGAGATTCAAACAGAGGCTGAAAGTGATCCAGTCGCTGGAGGACACTGCAAAGAGAAGTGTG GTGAGAGCCATCATGACTGAGTCTGCCTTCAGTATAGAAGAGCTGGAGGAGCTGTTTGTTCTGTTCAAG GCGAAACACATCATGAGCTGTTACTGGGGGGCCAGTACCAGCGCGGCGGAGCGCCACGACCCCAGCCTGCCCTACCTAGAGCAGTACCGGATTGATGTGGGCCAGTTCGGCCAGCTGTTTGCGGCTCTCACGCCCTGGGGCTGTGGGGTTCACACCCCAACTATCGCCACCCGCGTCTTCCGCCTGCTTGATCAAAACAAGGACAGCCTCATCAACTTCAAGGAGTTTGTCACTGGGCTCA GTGGGATGTACCATGGAGACATGACTGAAAAACTAAAGATACTTTTTAAACTGCACTTGCCACCAG CCCTTTGTCCAGAAGAGGCAGAGTCGGCGCTGGAGGCTACTCAGTTTTTCACAGATGACGCCAGTCCACAAG ATTCTCCTTTCCTGTCTGACTTGGACTTTCTGCTGCAGGAAGTGACTTCAG CTGACTGTATCAAAGGCGCAGAGGCTGGAGATGGCACTGGGAatggaaatacagaaaacaagaaAG AGAAGACCCAGGATTACAAATATTACCTGCGAATGTGGGCCAAGGAGAAGGAACCCAAGAAAGAGACCATCAAAGACCTTCCCAAGATGAACCAG GAACAGTTTATTGAGTTCTGTAAAACCCTCTACAACATGTTCAGTGAAGACCCCTGTGAACAGCAGCTGTATCACTCGATCGCGACGGTAGCCAGCCTCCTTCTGCATATTGGAGAGGTGGGCAAGAAATTTTCAAACCACAACGGAAAGAAGCCAGAGAACAACCTCACCAGCCCGTCCCTGGAAGTGCCTAATCTTGAAACGGAGGATGAAAGTGGCTCTGGAAATGCTAGCGGGGCTCAAGTCTCGAAGGCTGGAGAAGAACTAATGGTGCCCCAGCTGCCGAGTTCAGACGAAGAAGTCAAAGACGACACCTCGGTGTCCTCGTACTCGGTCGTGAGCGCGGGCTCACTGCAGTGTGAGGACATCGCCGATGACACGGTGCTGATTGGCTGTGGGAATCAGCGCAGGGGCAGCACTCTGGATGCCGATTGGTCCATCACATTTGAGCAGATCTTGGCCTCCATCTTAACTGAGCCCCCTCTGGTGGATTTCTTTGAGAAAAAGGTGGACATCCAGGTCAAGATGGCAGCGTGCAAGGCCCAGCGGACAGTGGAGAGGCAAGTCAGCTCCTCCAGTGAGTACGAACTGTCCTTGCTCTCGGGCTGA
- the tbc1d9b gene encoding TBC1 domain family member 9B isoform X3 — protein MWITPEEVLLANALWVSERANPFFTLQRRKGHGRGGGITGLLVGTLDVVLDSSARVAPYRILHQTQDSQIYWSIACGSCRKEITEHWEWLEANLLQTLSIFENEEDITTFVKGKIQGIIAEENKSKESTEEEDSGKFREAELKMRKLFGMPDEEKLVNYYSCSYWKGRVPRQGWVYLSVNHLCFYSFLLGKEVTLVVQWTDVTQLEKNATLLFPESIRVTTRDTEHFFSMFLNINETFKLMEQLANIAMRQLLDNESFSADRTLPKPCKPHKNVSALKRDLDARAKNERYRATFRLTQDEKLDGHTDCTLWTPFSKMHVVGQMFVSNNYICFASKEEDLCQLIIPLREVSIVEKADSSSVLPSPLSISTKNKMTFLFANLKDRDFLVQRISDFLQRTPDKLWHDGKEQSDPPSPGFPSTSPPFSKESPPGWYYSSNLPTASQGLLSIFKRDAPEDLGPKATKEKMKEESWNIHFFEFGRGVCMYRTSKTRELVLKGIPESLRGELWMLFSGAQNEMATHPGYYAELVEQSMGRCTLATEEIERDLHRSMPEHHAFQNEIGIAALRRVLTAYACRNPNIGYCQAMNIVTSVLLLYCNEEQAFWLLVALCERMLPDYYNTRVVGALVDQGVFEELTRECLPLLYERMQELGVISTISLSWFLTLFLSVMPFESAVLVVDCFFYEGIKLIFQVSLAVLHANMEQLLACSDEGEAMTVLGRYLDNVVNKQTVSPPIPHLHALLTIGDEPPPEIDVFELIKASYEKFGSLRADVIEQMRFKQRLKVIQSLEDTAKRSVVRAIMTESAFSIEELEELFVLFKAKHIMSCYWGASTSAAERHDPSLPYLEQYRIDVGQFGQLFAALTPWGCGVHTPTIATRVFRLLDQNKDSLINFKEFVTGLSGMYHGDMTEKLKILFKLHLPPALCPEEAESALEATQFFTDDASPQADCIKGAEAGDGTGNGNTENKKEEKTQDYKYYLRMWAKEKEPKKETIKDLPKMNQEQFIEFCKTLYNMFSEDPCEQQLYHSIATVASLLLHIGEVGKKFSNHNGKKPENNLTSPSLEVPNLETEDESGSGNASGAQVSKAGEELMVPQLPSSDEEVKDDTSVSSYSVVSAGSLQCEDIADDTVLIGCGNQRRGSTLDADWSITFEQILASILTEPPLVDFFEKKVDIQVKMAACKAQRTVERQVSSSSEYELSLLSG, from the exons ATGTGGATCACGCCGGAGGAGGTTTTGCTGGCCAACGCGCTGTGGGTGAGCGAGCGGGCGAACCCCTTCTTCACCCTGCAGCGCAGGAAGGGCCACGGCCGCGGAGGCGGCATCACGG GCTTGCTGGTAGGCACCCTAGATGTGGTCCTGGACTCCAGTGCAAGAGTGGCTCCCTATAGGATACTCCACCAGACGCAAGACTCTCAGATCTATTGGAGCATTGCTTGCG GCTCATGCCGCAAGGAGATCACAGAGCACTGGGAGTGGCTGGAGGCCAACCTGCTCCAGACTCTCTCCATCTTTGAGAATGAGGAGGACATCACAACGTTTGTCAAGGGCAAGATCCAG GGAATCATCGCTGAGGAGAACAAGAGCAAGGAAAGCACCGAAGAGGAGGATTCTGGGAAATTCAGAGAAGCCGAGTTGAAGATGCGGAAGCTGTTTGGCATGCCGGATGAGGAGAAGCTGGTGAACTACTACTCTTGCAGTTACTGGAAAGGTCGTGTCCCTCGCCAGGGCTGGGTCTACCTCAGCGTCAATCATCTCTGTTTCTACTCCTTCTTACTGGGCAAGGAAG TGACCCTGGTAGTTCAGTGGACAGATGTGACCCAGCTGGAGAAGAACGCTACTCTACTGTTCCCAGAGAGCATCCGTGTCACAACTCGGGACACTGAGCACTTTTTCTCCATGTTCCTCAACATCAATGAGACTTTCAAGCTAATGGAGCAGTTGGCCAACATTGCCATGAGGCAGCTGCTTGACAACGAGTCCTTCTCCGCTGACCGCACTCTCCCCAAGCCCTGTAAGCCGCACAAAAATGTGTCGGCACTAAAGAG gGACCTAGATGCACGAGCGAAGAACGAGAGGTACCGCGCCACGTTCCGTCTCACTCAGGACGAGAAGTTGGATGGACACACCGACTGCACTCTCTGGACCCCCTTCAGCAAGATGCACGTGGTGGGGCAGATGTTCGTATCAAACAACTATATCTGCTTTGCCAGCAAGGAAGAGGACTTGTGTCAGCTTATCATCCCGCTTCGAGAG GTGTCGATTGTCGAGAAAGCTGACAGCAGCAGTGTTCTGCCCAGCCCGCTCTCCATCAGCACCAAGAACAAGATGACCTTCCTGTTCGCCAACCTGAAGGACCGGGACTTCCTAGTGCAGAGGATATCGGACTTCCTGCAGCGCACCCCCGACAAGCTGTGGCATGACGGCAAAGAGCAGAGT GACCCCCCCAGCCCTGGATTCCCCTCTACCAGTCCCCCCTTCTCTAAGGAGAGCCCGCCTGGCTGGTATTACAGCTCTAACCTGCCCACCGCCTCCCAGGGCCTCCTCAGCATCTTCAAGAGGGATGCGCCTGAAGATCTGGGGCCTAAAGCT ACGAAGGAGAAGATGAAAGAGGAATCCTGGAATATCCATTTCTTTGAGTTTGGCCGGGGGGTGTGTATGTACCGCACATCCAAGACTCGGGAGCTGGTCTTGAAGGGCATCCCTGAGAGCCTGCGTGGAGAACTGTGGATGCTCTTCTCAG GGGCGCAGAACGAGATGGCGACCCACCCTGGCTATTATGCGGAGTTGGTGGAGCAGTCGATGGGGCGCTGCACCCTGGCCACCGAGGAGATCGAGAGAGACCTGCACCGCTCGATGCCCGAGCACCATGCCTTCCAGAACGAGATAGGCATCGCCGCCCTGCGCCGCGTCCTCACCGCCTATGCCTGCCGCAACCCCAACATCGGCTACTGCCAG GCAATGAACATTGTCACCTCGGTGCTACTGCTGTACTGCAATGAGGAGCAGGCCTTCTGGTTGCTGGTGGCTCTGTGTGAGAGGATGCTGCCAGACTACTACAACACTAGGGTGGTGG gCGCTCTGGTGGACCAGGGGGTGTTTGAGGAACTGACCCGCGAGTGCCTGCCCCTGCTTTACGAGCGCATGCAGGAGCTGGGCGTCATCTCCACCATCTCCTTGTCCTGGTTCCTCACCCTGTTCCTCAGCGTCATGCCCTTCGAGAGCGCCGTGCTCGTGGTCGACTGTTTCTTCTACGAGGGCATCAAGCTCATCTTCCAGGTGTCCCTGGCAGTGCTGCATGCAAATATGGAGCAGCTCCTGGCCTGCAGTGATGAGGGAGAGGCCATGACTGTACTGGGCAG GTACCTGGACAATGTTGTGAACAAACAGACTGTATCTCCACCCATCCCTCACCTCCATGCcttactgaccattggggatgAACCGCCACCCGAAATAGACGTCTTTGAGCTCATAAAGGCATCATATGAG AAGTTCGGCAGTCTGCGGGCCGATGTCATCGAGCAGATGAGATTCAAACAGAGGCTGAAAGTGATCCAGTCGCTGGAGGACACTGCAAAGAGAAGTGTG GTGAGAGCCATCATGACTGAGTCTGCCTTCAGTATAGAAGAGCTGGAGGAGCTGTTTGTTCTGTTCAAG GCGAAACACATCATGAGCTGTTACTGGGGGGCCAGTACCAGCGCGGCGGAGCGCCACGACCCCAGCCTGCCCTACCTAGAGCAGTACCGGATTGATGTGGGCCAGTTCGGCCAGCTGTTTGCGGCTCTCACGCCCTGGGGCTGTGGGGTTCACACCCCAACTATCGCCACCCGCGTCTTCCGCCTGCTTGATCAAAACAAGGACAGCCTCATCAACTTCAAGGAGTTTGTCACTGGGCTCA GTGGGATGTACCATGGAGACATGACTGAAAAACTAAAGATACTTTTTAAACTGCACTTGCCACCAG CCCTTTGTCCAGAAGAGGCAGAGTCGGCGCTGGAGGCTACTCAGTTTTTCACAGATGACGCCAGTCCACAAG CTGACTGTATCAAAGGCGCAGAGGCTGGAGATGGCACTGGGAatggaaatacagaaaacaagaaAG AAGAGAAGACCCAGGATTACAAATATTACCTGCGAATGTGGGCCAAGGAGAAGGAACCCAAGAAAGAGACCATCAAAGACCTTCCCAAGATGAACCAG GAACAGTTTATTGAGTTCTGTAAAACCCTCTACAACATGTTCAGTGAAGACCCCTGTGAACAGCAGCTGTATCACTCGATCGCGACGGTAGCCAGCCTCCTTCTGCATATTGGAGAGGTGGGCAAGAAATTTTCAAACCACAACGGAAAGAAGCCAGAGAACAACCTCACCAGCCCGTCCCTGGAAGTGCCTAATCTTGAAACGGAGGATGAAAGTGGCTCTGGAAATGCTAGCGGGGCTCAAGTCTCGAAGGCTGGAGAAGAACTAATGGTGCCCCAGCTGCCGAGTTCAGACGAAGAAGTCAAAGACGACACCTCGGTGTCCTCGTACTCGGTCGTGAGCGCGGGCTCACTGCAGTGTGAGGACATCGCCGATGACACGGTGCTGATTGGCTGTGGGAATCAGCGCAGGGGCAGCACTCTGGATGCCGATTGGTCCATCACATTTGAGCAGATCTTGGCCTCCATCTTAACTGAGCCCCCTCTGGTGGATTTCTTTGAGAAAAAGGTGGACATCCAGGTCAAGATGGCAGCGTGCAAGGCCCAGCGGACAGTGGAGAGGCAAGTCAGCTCCTCCAGTGAGTACGAACTGTCCTTGCTCTCGGGCTGA